One Pochonia chlamydosporia 170 chromosome 5, whole genome shotgun sequence DNA segment encodes these proteins:
- a CDS encoding RAS-like GTPase, Rho2 subfamily (similar to Metarhizium robertsii ARSEF 23 XP_007816505.1), which translates to MANSNSQNVIRRYDYGVSNPKRLDQPLHCSCTNPTANFYSPKLVIIGDGACGKTSLLSVFTLGYFPTRYIPTVFENYVTDCRVDGKSVQLALWDTAGQEDYERLRPLAYSKAHVILIGFSVDTPDSLENVKNKWIEEATRLCAGVPIILVGLKKDLREDPVAIEEMRKKSQRFLTPHDGEMAAREVGARRYLECSSLSGEGVDDVFEAATRAALLTFEKGEGSGCCVVL; encoded by the exons ATGGCCAATTCAAATTCTCAAAATGTTATCCGCAGGTACGATTACGGCGTATCAAACCCCAAGCGCCTCGACCAACCCTTGCATTGCTCGTGCACCAACCCGACGGCCAATTTCTACTCGCC AAAACTTGTCATTATCGGTGATGGTGCCTGCGGAAAGACTAGTTTGCTCAGCGTGTTCACCTTGGGCTACTTCCCCACG CGATAT ATTCCGACTGTATTCGAAAACTACGTCACCGACTGCAGAGTAGATGGTAAATCAGTTCAATTGGCCCTGTGGGATAcagcaggacaagaagattaCGAAAGACTACGGCCGTTAGCATACTCAAAAGCACATGTCATTTTAATTGGCTTCTCGGTTGACACGCCTGATTCCTTGGAGAACGTGAAGAACAAG TGGATTGAGGAAGCGACCAGACTATGCGCTGGCGTCCCCATCATTCTCGTAGGATTGAAAAAGGATCTACGAGAAGACCCGGTGGCAATCGAAGAAATGCGCAAGAAATCCCAGCGATTCCTCACGCCCCACGACGGAGAAATGGCTGCTCGAGAAGTTGGTGCGAGGAGATATCTCGAATGCTCCAGTTTGAGCGGTGAGGGAGTTGACGACGTTTTCGAGGCCGCCACACGTGCCGCTCTTTTGACATTTGAGAAGGGTGAAGGAAGCGGGTGCTGCGTCGTGCTGTAA
- a CDS encoding adenovirus e3 region protein CR2 domain-containing protein: MRSIHIAAALLASTATALPQNECFKLHSQQLAEYTDCGDRQIVSQCLSSLSTFEQSDLESCYTTAGCSAAQAATDVKYISDRCAEYLRAGELRKRFRAAMVAATTTVEGVPLMARATTTAAPTKKGKDCFDVKEFDTTSCDVVTENGKTKTNTCTPSKGTSSDCLSGWICTVDGGHQDICMKEQSIDTGGIIIAIVFAAFIVIGLAYLTFACCRERSHHKKVAAKAEAVALARAATKKQRAQEARAPLMQQTQDASGPNPFQDQPGHA; this comes from the coding sequence ATGCGGTCCATCCACATCGCGGCGGCCCTCCTCGCCAGCACCGCAACCGCCCTCCCCCAAAACGAATGCTTCAAACTCCACAGCCAACAACTCGCCGAGTACACCGACTGCGGCGACCGCCAAATCGTCAGCCAGTGCCTCTCCTCGCTCTCTACCTTTGAGCAGTCCGACCTGGAGTCATGCTACACCACCGCCGGCTGCTCTGCCGCCCAAGCCGCCACCGACGTCAAATACATCTCCGACCGCTGCGCAGAGTACCTCCGCGCGGGTGAGCTGCGAAAGCGATTCCGCGCCGCCATGGTCGCTGCCACGACTACCGTCGAGGGCGTTCCCCTGATGGCCAGGGCGACTACCACGGCTGCGCCCACGAAAAAGGGCAAAGACTGCTTCGACGTCAAGGAATTCGACACCACGTCCTGCGACGTGGTCACCGAGAacggcaagaccaagacaaACACCTGTACGCCTTCAAAGGGCACCTCTAGCGACTGTCTCTCCGGCTGGATCTGCACCGTCGACGGCGGCCACCAGGATATATGTATGAAGGAGCAGTCCATCGACACgggcggcatcatcatcgccatcgtgTTTGCCGCATTCATCGTCATTGGTCTCGCGTATCTGACATTTGCGTGCTGCCGCGAACGCAGCCACCACAAGAAAGTGGCCGCCAAGGCCGAAGCCGTTGCGCTCGCCCGCGCAGCTACGAAGAAGCAGCGTGCGCAGGAGGCGCGTGCGCCGTTGATGCAGCAGACACAGGATGCCAGTGGTCCCAATCCCTTCCAGGACCAGCCCGGCCATGCGTAA
- a CDS encoding stress response protein nst1-like protein (similar to Chaetomium thermophilum var. thermophilum DSM 1495 XP_006693569.1) — MPATNQKPAPLTPASPRNTAKYTNKDGSKFITVPKSTPSDSSQPSTPTIAAKSTHPPPNHSNPDVPVQPVNRKKQKRRQKALAKAAAAELAANGLADPASTSQQPSRPSPEDQEAAFSDDEAEDALNGDLDGTGSNGHNDSTSKSKKNKKKKKKNVAGQGDADQSPAVSTSALQTAAQDSSRPSGMSRDKIWSTSNHEERERIKEFWLGLGEDERKSLVKVEKDAVLKKMKEQQKHTCSCSVCGRKRTAIEEELEGLYDAYYLELEQFANQGEGPPMLSPPARDFPPRPPPRLHSSYTPQQPSHGRIVEHVTDEDDDDELEEEVYSEDEVEDDEYSDDEPPEQFHNPYERDMTDFLTFGNSLQVKGTQLLESLLSVYGNMDLGGILTVADDLLKNDGKRFIEMMEQLAERRMAREEDAREHFSRGYGHPNGSYSTPHNHAPQDDDDYEDEEDEEEDYEDSQEEEYEDEEVYSNPSVMPSKFHTECCCQDPMTDEQRMEEGRRMFQIFAARMFEQRVLSAYKEKVAKERQDKLLEELEEEIRQVDQQKAKKAKNAQKKKDKAAQKKQALAEEKARKEAEKAAEEAARLESEQKRIAEQKQKAEEKRRLKESQKKAEEEARLRKEAERQRRLHEQREKQAEQERKAREAKEREKKLKEEQRQKEKQARDQREREAQERKEKQERDKREKEARAAKAQRESQEAAQRAKEDRANHNTNKSSAQAAQSAPSQPLQIPKRGQTHSAAPLPTVLPQHPPNPASYASPKIPVATPAIPKAPTPIRSRALSQQQDSGPGSSAASQSASVPSQNPSPHPGTPIQASPVPIGQERKASASSSIIGSQLNQPASPHSLQSRLPSHTPPFQMPPGMGLQPPPGLAQHRPQGFPSPISHEPMYPMGYRPGPNMMMAPPGLNGPGARGFPPGPMVPPGFNHASTDPFPMNQGFPMAKEGPVPTHTRQGSTGYDGGAGVPTQPIGRPAPIGRPGSLSQRPSRDEDEDTQHLGSSALVADDEPLLEGINPGSLRNQPPGPRGGFATSPFMDTGFSMAQNPWGPPAAAGQPFAPPGFPAPTWGSPSIPPGFPMGSPTPGMSTMSTMRSSSQPRHVTVRSAMCAVCRQMSESAVADTEGYIDLSMVKARVEIYANDASLTEPYLLNLCDTEGSNSNGGGTFEIKRDMGDTGKHRIRWSPDQGDTLGHHGHRAVGAPGEMCSPQTTRAPLQGH; from the coding sequence ATGCCGGCCACCAACCAGAAACCGGCCCCTCTTACGCCGGCATCGCCTCGAAATACCGCCAAGTATACGAACAAGGATGGCTCAAAGTTCATCACCGTCCCCAAAAGCACTCCCTCCGACTCGTCCCAACCTTCTACCCCGACAATTGCCGCCAAATCGACACATCCTCCGCCGAATCATTCCAACCCAGACGTCCCTGTTCAACCCGTGAatcgcaagaagcagaagcgtCGCCAAAAGGCATTGGCAAAGGCCGCGGCTGCGGAGCTAGCAGCCAACGGGCTTGCAGACCCCGCATCAACGTCTCAACAACCCAGTAGGCCTTCTCCCGAAGACCAGGAAGCCGCTTtcagtgatgatgaagctgaggaCGCGTTGAACGGGGACTTGGACGGTACAGGATCGAATGGACACAATGACTCCACCTcaaaatccaagaagaacaagaagaaaaagaaaaagaacgtggctggccaaggcgaTGCTGATCAATCTCCCGCCGTCTCAACTTCTGCTCTTCAAACGGCCGCTCAGGATAGCTCTCGGCCGTCAGGCATGTCACGAGATAAGATTTGGAGTACAAGTAACCATGAAGAACGAGAGCGGATTAAAGAGTTCTGGCTCGGACTGGGCGAGGACGAGCGAAAGTCACTTGTCAAGGTAGAGAAGGATGCTgttttgaagaagatgaaagaGCAACAGAAACATACATGCAGTTGCAGCGTATGTGGACGGAAACGAACAGCcattgaggaggagctcgAGGGTCTGTATGACGCGTATTATCTCGAGCTAGAACAGTTCGCCAACCAAGGCGAAGGGCCGCCAATGCTGTCACCGCCGGCACGAGATTTTCCCCCTCGACCTCCCCCTCGACTCCACTCGAGTTATACACCACAACAACCGTCTCACGGTAGGATTGTAGAACACGTGAccgacgaagacgacgacgacgaattggaagaagaagtgTACAGTGAAGACGAGgtggaggatgacgagtaCAGCGACGACGAACCCCCGGAACAGTTTCACAATCCCTACGAACGAGATATGACGGATTTCTTGACATTTGGCAACAGTTTGCAAGTCAAGGGTACGCAACTTCTTGAATCTCTTCTCAGCGTATATGGTAACATGGACTTAGGCGGCATTCTCACCGTAGCGGATGACCTCCTTAAGAACGACGGCAAGCGATTCATCGAAATGATGGAACAGCTAGCAGAACGCCGAATGGCTCGCGAGGAGGACGCCAGAGAACACTTCTCTCGCGGCTATGGTCATCCCAACGGCTCATACTCCACTCCTCATAATCATGCTCCtcaagatgacgacgactacgaagacgaagaagatgaggaggaggattatGAGGACAGCCAAGAAGAGGAGtatgaggatgaagaggtATATTCCAATCCTTCTGTGATGCCGTCCAAGTTCCATACTGAGTGCTGCTGCCAGGACCCAATGACGGATGAACAGCGAATGGAAGAAGGGCGTCGGATGTTCCAAATATTCGCAGCTCGCATGTTTGAACAACGAGTCCTGTCTGCATACAAGGAGAAGGTCGCCAAAGAACGGCAAGACAAGCTGTTAGAGGAGTTAGAGGAGGAAATTAGGCAAGTTGACcagcaaaaggccaagaaagcCAAAAACgcccaaaagaaaaaggacaagGCGGCCCAGAAGAAGCAAGCCTTGGCCGAAGAAAAGGCGCGGAAGGAGGCTGAGAAGGctgccgaagaagctgctcggCTTGAGTCAGAGCAGAAGAGGATTGCtgaacagaaacagaaaGCCGAAGAGAAGCGACGATTAAAGGAATCTCAAAAgaaggccgaggaagaagctcGACTAAGAAAGGAAGCAGAACGCCAACGTCGCCTTCACGAACAGCGGGAGAAACAAGCGGAACAAGAACGCAAAGCTCGAGAAGCCAAAGAACGCGAAAAGAAGCTgaaagaagagcagcggCAAAAGGAAAAGCAGGCCCGAGATCAGAGAGAACGGGAAGCTCAAGAACGAAAGGAGAAGCAAGAGCGGGACAAACGTGAAAAGGAGGCGAGAGCCGCCAAGGCGCAGAGGGAGagtcaagaagctgctcagcgagcaaaagaagacagggccaaccacaacaccaacaaatCTTCAGCTCAAGCTGCGCAATCTGCTCCATCGCAACCTCTCCAGATCCCCAAGCGAGGACAAACTCATTCCGCCGCTCCTCTGCCGACCGTTCTGCCACAGCACCCACCCAACCCGGCTAGTTATGCTTCTCCAAAGATTCCAGTGGCCACGCCAGCGATCCCCAAGGCGCCCACGCCGATTAGATCCCGTGCTTTATCACAACAGCAGGACTCCGGCCCGGGTAGCTCTGCGGCGTCCCAGTCCGCGTCAGTGCCCAGTCAGAATCCGTCACCGCACCCAGGAACACCTATCCAGGCCAGTCCCGTGCCCATTGGGCAAGAGAGAAAGGCCAGTGCAAGCAGCTCAATTATTGGATCTCAACTCAATCAACCAGCATCTCCCCATAGCTTGCAGAGCAGGCTGCCTAGCCACACGCCACCTTTCCAAATGCCACCAGGGATGGGTCTACAACCGCCACCAGGTTTGGCGCAACACCGGCCACAAGGCTTTCCCAGCCCAATCTCGCATGAGCCCATGTACCCGATGGGATACCGCCCGGGTCCtaacatgatgatggctcCTCCCGGTCTCAATGGTCCCGGGGCTCGAGGATTTCCACCTGGTCCAATGGTCCCTCCTGGATTCAATCACGCATCGACCGACCCCTTCCCAATGAACCAAGGGTTTCCAATGGCGAAGGAAGGGCCAGTTCCGACACATACACGTCAAGGATCTACAGGATATGACGGCGGTGCAGGAGTTCCAACCCAGCCTATTGGGAGACCTGCACCGATTGGTCGTCCCGGCAGCTTAAGTCAGCGACCCTCAcgcgatgaggacgaggataCCCAGCATTTGGGCAGCAGCGCTCTGGTGGCTGACGACGAGCCTCTGCTGGAAGGAATCAATCCGGGCAGTTTGCGTAACCAGCCCCCGGGCCCGCGCGGAGGGTTCGCAACGAGCCCGTTTATGGATACTGGGTTCTCCATGGCACAGAATCCCTGGGGTCCTCCGGCCGCAGCTGGACAACCATTTGCGCCGCCTGGCTTTCCGGCTCCAACTTGGGGCTCTCCCTCAATCCCACCGGGCTTTCCCATGGGCTCCCCGACGCCAGGGATGAGCACCATGAGCACCATGCGAAGCTCATCTCAGCCTCGTCATGTCACGGTTCGATCGGCCATGTGTGCCGTGTGCCGGCAAATGTCTGAGTCTGCAGTAGCGGATACAGAAGGGTATATTGACCTAAGCATGGTCAAGGCACGGGTCGAGATTTATGCCAATGATGCCTCGCTCACCGAACCGTATTTATTGAACCTCTGTGACACTGAGGGTAGTAATTCGAACGGCGGCGGGACGTTTGAAATCAAGCGCGACATGGGCGACACTGGCAAGCACAGAATCCGATGGTCTCCAGATCAAGGCGATACTTTAGGGCACCATGGACATCGAGCGGTCGGGGCGCCGGGAGAGATGTGCAGTCCCCAGACAACCCGAGCGCCCTTGCAGGGCCACTAG